The following are encoded together in the Juglans microcarpa x Juglans regia isolate MS1-56 chromosome 2D, Jm3101_v1.0, whole genome shotgun sequence genome:
- the LOC121248772 gene encoding transcription factor JUNGBRUNNEN 1-like isoform X2, with product MEVAKVISSAYNFKNKGNDKEIMLPGFRFHPTDEELVGFYLLRKVEKKPISIELIKQIDIYKYDPWDLAKDITNAGDKEWYFFCIRGRKYRNSIRPNRVTGSGFWKATGIDKPIYSVHEPRECIGLKKSLVYYRGSAGKGTKTDWMMHEFRLPPNGTTKSSNQLRNASNIAQEAEVWTLCRIFKRVASYKKYPTNWKLETSSKQNQTDSCSKPCSLESDNDNKELCISFEDSVLQQSDERKPFIQQFDERNHHCFEGQYLNSATTQFPFPSSYSSFRYPSADDYFFSNGSWDELGPVVQLANDPSQVYI from the exons atggaaGTAGCAAAGGTGATCAGCTCTGcatacaactttaaaaataaggGCAACGATAAAGAAATTATGCTTCCAGGTTTTCGATTTCATCCAACCGATGAAGAGCTTGTTGGGTTTTATTTGCTCAGAAAGGTGGAGAAGAAACCAATCAGTATTGAACTCATCAAACAAATTGACATATACAAATATGATCCATGGGATCTTGCAA aagacattaCAAACGCTGGGGACAAGGAGTGGTATTTCTTCTGCATAAGAGGGAGGAAATATAGGAACAGCATCAGACCTAACAGAGTCACAGGGTCTGGATTCTGGAAAGCCACAGGCATTGATAAGCCCATATACTCAGTCCACGAACCTCGTGAATGCATTGGCCTCAAGAAGTCCTTAGTCTACTATCGTGGAAGTGCTGGTAAAGGTACTAAAACTGATTGGATGATGCACGAGTTTCGCCTTCCACCAAACGGTACTACTAAAAGTAGCAACCAGCTCAGGAATGCCAGCAATATTGCTCAAGAAGCT GAAGTATGGACACTTTGCCGAATATTCAAACGTGTCGCATCTTATAAAAAGTATCCAACCAATTGGAAATTGGAAACCTCGAGCAAACAAAATCAGACAGATTCATGTTCCAAACCATGTAGTTTGGAGTCTGACAATGACAACAAGGAGCTATGCATTAGTTTTGAAGACTCGGTCCTTCAACAAAGTGACGAAAGAAAACCGTTCATCCAACAGTTTGATGAAAGAAACCACCATTGTTTTGAGGGACAGTACTTGAACTCTGCAACCACCCAATTTCCATTTCCATCATCCTACTCAAGTTTTAGGTACCCAAGCGCAGAtgattatttcttttcaaacgGAAGCTGGGATGAGCTAGGACCAGTGGTTCAGCTAGCCAATGATCCATCACAAGTTTACATATGA
- the LOC121248772 gene encoding transcription factor JUNGBRUNNEN 1-like isoform X1 yields MEVAKVISSAYNFKNKGNDKEIMLPGFRFHPTDEELVGFYLLRKVEKKPISIELIKQIDIYKYDPWDLAKEDITNAGDKEWYFFCIRGRKYRNSIRPNRVTGSGFWKATGIDKPIYSVHEPRECIGLKKSLVYYRGSAGKGTKTDWMMHEFRLPPNGTTKSSNQLRNASNIAQEAEVWTLCRIFKRVASYKKYPTNWKLETSSKQNQTDSCSKPCSLESDNDNKELCISFEDSVLQQSDERKPFIQQFDERNHHCFEGQYLNSATTQFPFPSSYSSFRYPSADDYFFSNGSWDELGPVVQLANDPSQVYI; encoded by the exons atggaaGTAGCAAAGGTGATCAGCTCTGcatacaactttaaaaataaggGCAACGATAAAGAAATTATGCTTCCAGGTTTTCGATTTCATCCAACCGATGAAGAGCTTGTTGGGTTTTATTTGCTCAGAAAGGTGGAGAAGAAACCAATCAGTATTGAACTCATCAAACAAATTGACATATACAAATATGATCCATGGGATCTTGCAA aagaagacattaCAAACGCTGGGGACAAGGAGTGGTATTTCTTCTGCATAAGAGGGAGGAAATATAGGAACAGCATCAGACCTAACAGAGTCACAGGGTCTGGATTCTGGAAAGCCACAGGCATTGATAAGCCCATATACTCAGTCCACGAACCTCGTGAATGCATTGGCCTCAAGAAGTCCTTAGTCTACTATCGTGGAAGTGCTGGTAAAGGTACTAAAACTGATTGGATGATGCACGAGTTTCGCCTTCCACCAAACGGTACTACTAAAAGTAGCAACCAGCTCAGGAATGCCAGCAATATTGCTCAAGAAGCT GAAGTATGGACACTTTGCCGAATATTCAAACGTGTCGCATCTTATAAAAAGTATCCAACCAATTGGAAATTGGAAACCTCGAGCAAACAAAATCAGACAGATTCATGTTCCAAACCATGTAGTTTGGAGTCTGACAATGACAACAAGGAGCTATGCATTAGTTTTGAAGACTCGGTCCTTCAACAAAGTGACGAAAGAAAACCGTTCATCCAACAGTTTGATGAAAGAAACCACCATTGTTTTGAGGGACAGTACTTGAACTCTGCAACCACCCAATTTCCATTTCCATCATCCTACTCAAGTTTTAGGTACCCAAGCGCAGAtgattatttcttttcaaacgGAAGCTGGGATGAGCTAGGACCAGTGGTTCAGCTAGCCAATGATCCATCACAAGTTTACATATGA